Genomic segment of Arachis hypogaea cultivar Tifrunner chromosome 16, arahy.Tifrunner.gnm2.J5K5, whole genome shotgun sequence:
TTGAAAGATCTTTAAGAGTTTTTAATGTTTAATAGATTGGGGAGCTAAGAAGTGGGTCTACAAGATTGATACAGCTTAATGACTATATTCGTCACCTTCACAAGAAAGGGATGCTTGATGTTCTCAGTTTTTGCGAGGTGGTCAGCAGTTCATAGCGTTTTCTGTTTGTGTATGCGTTGTCTTTTTTTGAGTTTAATGCTGGCTGTTTTTGCAGACGAAGGTAACTCCAATTGTTGAAGGTTATGGTGGATGGGCCTTCCGACTGGAAATTGTACCAATCGAGTCTGCATATCCAGGATTTGGGGAACTAGTTGTAAGTATATTATGAAATCGCAGATGAAAATGAATTCAATAATTTATTTGCAgtattgcaatttaatttattttctacgtatcttcaaatttttgaaacagGTATTGGAGTCAACAGATCATATAAATTCTTGCAAGCCGTTGAGCCGCGCAGACCCTTCATATATAGAGACATTGAAGTTCTTACAGAAATTGAGAGCATTCTATACTTGAGCTTGTGATGATGCTTCTTTGCGAGATTTGTAAATACTTCTGAAAAGAGTTCAGCTAGGTGTACGGTTTACACGGCTTCTGGTGTGCGACATTCGCATGTCAACTGCATGAGAAGTTCATAGATCTTATGGTTAGATCTGATCGTAGCATGATAGCATTAACAAGTTTAGGACTGACAAATTTCTTGCAAGCCTTCTCATTTGTTTTTTGGCTTGGCCTTAGTTGTACATTTCCATTCCCCAATCATTCATTTGTTGCTTCAAATTTTCATGAACCTTGTGTCTTGTAGGTCTGCTATTTTGGGGTTTGTAATCAGCGTCTCTTGTACATAATAAATAGGAAATATGATCATTACTTATGTATATATATcattgattattgattattttcACATAACAATCATATGTTGTTCTCTGCATAATTGCATTTGTCCTTCCCTATTTGCTCGCACAAGCTAGATGGTCTAGTACGAGGTTAACCTATTTCATTACACAGATTGAATTACCAACTTTTTTCCCCTTTGCGTGCATTCCaaagttaaataataattattataagacTGAACTGAAAACATTGTTgggtttcttaaaaaaaaaatttattgcttGTTGCCAACTTTAAattcactcttttatttattaaatattataaaaataataaaaaatgagttAAGATGATAAATGgtttataattcaataattaaaaaaatttgaattcgaatctttaaaataatattttttatgaattatatataaaatttaatttcgatACATTATAactaaattttgtaaataatcATTCAAAAAATAGATATGATTGTATGTATTTTATACCGgcagtaaattaaaattaaatttttatatataatgaattaaaagatattttaaaaatatcataagCCTAGCACATATTCTGGAGAATCTATGAATAGCTTCAGTTAAGTGAGATTAATTTAGATTTGATATAATTTAGGTAGTGTTAAGTGTTATGCGAAAAAACGAacataaaagagaagaaaagaaatttggGAAGCGAATTAAGATAGCAGAAGCAAAGCATGAGAGATGTTGCTAACGGCAAAAGCTCTTCAACCTCAACTATGCTTATCCACACCACCAACCACCATAACCACCTCCACCTCCTCAACTTCACCTTCCAAGAACCTCAACTTCATCACTAACACTCGTACCTTCTCCTTATGCTTATGCGCTCCCAATCCCAACGCTTCCACCACTACTCCTCCGTTGAAGAAGAGGAACAGGTACCGGAGGCTCTATCCTGGAGAGACAACCGGCATCACCGAAGAGATGAGGTTCGTTGCTATGAGGCTTCGCAACAACAATGCTACTCCCAAGTCCCccgaaaacaaagaagaagaatcaTCATCATCCAACGGTCCTGCTTCTGACGCGTGGCATCCATCCGTTCAAGGCTTCCTCCGTTACTTGGTTGATTCCAAACTTGTCTTCAACACCGTCGAACGCATCGTCGACGACTCTGATCACGTCTCTTGTAAGCTTAATTCTTCATGTAGTTAACATAGATTGCGTTTCTtaccttaattttttttagtattttcactATTTTGTCAATTTATCATAATTCGAATCTAAGTAATCGATTGCATAGATAGTAGCCAAATTAATTGAACTGGTAATTGAATTAATCCTCGAGAATGGCATGGATCAATAGGAGCATAATAGGATTGTTGAAACTTTTGAGTGTAAAAGCACTGCTATAGTGCTATTGCAGCTGTAGAAACTTCTGAAATTATAATGCTGTGATGCTGACAATAATTTCTATTAACGGTTGGTTGTTTTGGAGGGGAAAATTCGGTTGTGTTGACGACTTTCGTATTACAGATGCTTACTTTAGGAAAACTGGGTTGGAAAGGTCAGAAGGGATTGCAAAGGATTTGGAAGGGTTTGAGCAGCAAGGACTTGCGATTCCGAATCCTCGCTCGCCGGGACTGACTTATGCCAAATATTTGGAGGAACTTGCCGAGAGAAGCCCTCCCTTGTTTCTCTCCCATTTCTACAACATATATTTTTCTCACATAGCCGGTGGTCAGGTCATAGCAAAGCAGGTACAACGATTATACTCTTTGTCATCGTATCATTttgtcatgaaaccactcatcccaaaaacttaagCTGATCGGAGGAGGCATCATGAATGATTATATCATCTCTAATACATTTTATCATAttttgttgatttcaattaaCCATGTAAAAGTGATAGATAGCTTTGGTATCTATGAGCCTATGGATGATTTTTTTGTGTAGATGAATATAGATATGATAGAATATTTTTAGCTCCCTTGCAATCACCAATTCTACCAATTGGTGCCCTGAATTTCTTTGTGTATTTATGAGCTTCTGAAAGATTTTGTGGGTAAGATATATGAGTGCAAGAAGGCAACTTTCACCATTTTGCtcataaaataattgaataaattcGTCACGTAATAAAACTTGCAACAATTAATCCTTTTTGTTCTCTTTTACCTGTCACTGTCACATTATTGGTACATCCCTAGATTAATATATCTGGATACATCCGTAGAACAAAAAGAAAGTGAtagataaaagggaattgagagAGTACTGTTTTATCAGTACTCTTTCTGAACAGACATAGTTAATGCGTGTAGGAGGTCTGCATCATTGCTGAACATGACCGAAAAGCTGATCATTTTGTTGTTTCTTTCAGGTTTCTCAAAAGATCTTCGAAGGGAAGGAGCTAGAACTCTATAGGTGGGAAGGTGATCCAGCGGAGTTGCTAAAGGGTGTTCGCGAGAATCTCAACATGCTTGCAGAGGTTAACTTCTAATAATCATTTTTACTTATAGCTTTTGCAAGTCAGCATCAAATTCAGATTCTGACACATTCATATTGCTTACTGGTGATTCTGGTTGATGCAGCATTGGCCTCGAGATGATAAAAACAAATGCTTAAGAGAAACAACCAAGTCATTCCGGTATTTGAGCCAGATTGTCCGTCTCATCATCTTATGAAGAGAGTTTTGTATCCTTTCCTTGTAACAACATTGACATTTTCCATGGTATGTCCTCTAGAAATACCTATTCTTCCCTTAACTaactttgatattttggacttttagTTAATGAAGGAGAGTTTATCCCAACTTAGTAATGCTTGATGCATTAttggaaaatatatatattcttggTACTTTCCTAGAAAATGATGATCATTGTCAATCAGAAAATGAAAAAAacatttattttgcttttagtGCTTAAActgaagagaaaaagagaaaaaaatggggTAAATTACATTGACATTCAAAGAGTCAAGACAACATTACACTGACCTCTCCGAAGGTCAATATAGGCATGACAAATCAAGGGGTGCTATGTGTGAAATTTCAAGTGGGAAGGTCAATATAATTTACTAAAAGAAATTGATGCTTTCATATTTTAATGCACTAAAATATCCTTTTTTCTTGCATTTCAATGCAGGTATAGTTATGGTAATCTATTGTTTAGGCCTAAGTAATCATGGCAATCGGCATATGATGTGTTTTGGCAACCATTTTTCTCATAGCAAATATTGATaatgttttcatttttcttagcaGGTGCGTTATATTGGCTATGGATTTGGCCAACAAGATGAAGACCTCAAAAAGTTTTATATTATAGTTGTAGAGATATTCATCATCACTATAGTATTATTACTGAAGATATAAAGATTCTACTATGGCCGTTATTTCCAACTTGTGTCTTCTCTATGTGGCTTCATTTTTGGGATCAGCACAtgaaatttttttagtaatttgaaTGTTATTAGTAGCTAATGAAATTCATGATTGCCATATGACTAGATAGGATTCCAAGCAAAGTTCGCAATTTTGTATAAATTGATTGGTAAATGATAtgtaagtgcctctgcaaacatttagaaagtttagaagcATGTTTTGTGTTTTGAATTGTGTATCGATTTAATGTTTATTTATGCGCCGTTAGCATAATGATATTTCACGTatacatttaattatatattattacatcagcaaaaaatttattatgtttttatgttttgtgttaaTACTTAATACTTAATAGCCATATAAAAGGACgaatatgattataaaatattttacatctttggtgcattaaaaatattttccccCCTAAAAATATAATGTATAAGCTACCGAAGTTAAACAATAGTTGTACAAATTTATAATTCCGCCCGAGAATTATATGCTTACCTATGCAATTTGTGTAGTTTAGCGTTTAGTTATaagtatattaatatttaatgaaacataagtatttttaataatgatTTTGTGTTAAGAAAATTTCTTAACAATGATTTAGAACAATTTTAAACTTTATGTTTCTTACAGCTAATAATATTTATATGACtcttcaaaataatttatttcatcATGGATGTTAATCCTGTTATAAAGATTAAATTATGATCTTGAATCTTGATAGGCATAAAATGGCATAAACTATTATTTGACGAATACCTTAAGTCATAGTAACATACAGCTGTTCATATGCCATTAAATTATGAATctacataataatttatttagataAGTAGTAGTGATGCTTTTATCATGGCGCCAACTATCAGTATGTAATGACGTGCATTACATATTAGCAATGAAATTTTCCAaacataataatcataataagttGAAGTTTTCTTATTTATCAACTGATCTTTTAGGTGGGGAAAAAAAGTAGTGTCACACAGTTCAttaattcattattaataatctttttttatgaaaaatatatagTCTCCTCATTAATTCATTATTATATTAGAACATTGTAGAATTTATTCTGTGTGATTGTGTTATTCTCGTCACCTTTGGTTTTATATTTTCATGATGTTAATACAATGCTACTAGATCCAATGCTTgacaatataatatatataaatttatttaactataaaaacAAATGAATAACAAATATTGTtacatttatttctttattttattttattcttttaaattaagcTCTCATGTGACACAGTCTCAGCTAGATACACGGCTGTAAAAGTGCTTACCCATTTTCTTGTGCTACTCAACCAGCAGTGTGACCAAAgtccaaataaataaaataaaagactaaaTTATTGAAAGCttagaataaatttattaaattttaaatttttattattaaaaatgataGTTTATTTACtctgaataaaaacaaaatagcaatcttaaatttttatgtgacCCTGTTCTCGAAATACGttactatttctttttttttttctttattattttcttgGACTTTGATACTATTCCTTATACCAAAGAACTTAATTGATGTTAGacttttcattctcttttgtTGTTGTCTCCTCATCGAATAATTCTTCACAGCAAACatctttttaagaaaaaatataggtagacaatgaaaatattaaataatgtgaataatggatatattagatgttcaattcattaagtGTGTgaatgattattctaatattaaattttaggtaaataatttgaaatataatgTATTTTACCTGAATTGAACCAATTTTAGAAGTCGTTCTTCATGTTATTCAAAAAGTCATTAGTTatctaacataatttttttttaattcaactgacgcttacaaatatataatataaatataattatctgGATTCAATTTATATTATACACACCAGTTAACGTAAAATTTGTGCATAATAAACAGGTGTTCATATATATTgccatatattaaaaattttggtaatGATTATTATGTCTTCCGTGTAGATTAAGTTGAAAAGTTTAATAAAGAAACTAAATATTATAATATCAAAGCAAACTATTGTAGAATTTGACAACGTAGAACTTCATGTGGAAACCTCGAAACTATGAacatatatatgtaattatatataaCACTTCAAAAACATGGCATAGATTTGAGGAGTTCAACAAAatcaaagaggaagaagagggtcTCTGTCTTTgtcctttaatttctctttcctTCTTAGCTTTCTTTTGAAGAAGATTAGAAGATGATTGAAGATACACTTCTTATTCACAAGGTGAGAGACTTagacttaattatatatattaatccaAATAAATCATTAGATggtaattttaatttcttttatatttcaaattattCTAGATGTTctattgttttcaaatcattGAAGAACTATATATTTCttaattatttgaaatttttctcttttttttttctcattcaaaTCATTGGACTTACATTCAGCTGCCAAATTAGTTTTCATGTATTGACGGATTCCTTAAATTCTTAAAAGGAGaagattattcattttttttattgaataaatatgagtttGGTATGTATAGTTTATACATTATGGTTTGATTAGGTTTATTTAAACATGTTATTACTATTACAAGTTTCTAGCCtcctacttttaaattttaatgaataagCTTTTAGATTTTATGTATGCTTCATTTCAAGTATAATAGCTAAGATAGAGAACCttattatttatatctattttgatattattttttttccttcaaagTTATTATAATATTATGACATATGAatggcatatatatataatatagtatcAATTTCATGATTACAGGACTATGTGGACATAAAATCTATTAAGAAATCTCCATTAACATATGGGTTGGTAGTTTTGGTCATCACTGCAGTTTGTGGAATGTATCTTTGCTCAATTAATTTAGAGCATCCAAGGGTTATTATTAGAGCAAATACAAAGTTGTTGGAACTTAGAAGTAAAGTCTTTAATAGTAATAATAACCATTCATCATCTTGTTATCCTTATGGTGTGGAACAATGGGAACTTCCCTACTTGCATTATCCACAACCCAAAACTTATAACAGGTAAATTAATAATCTTCATTTCTCTTTAATAATTTGTTTGCCATAATTCATACAAGCCTATCCTTCAAAGTATTGCTGTTAAATCTATATTTGATGTATGTATCGTTATGAATACTTTCagatatattttagaaaaaatttcaAGTGTACCAAAAATATCGGTGTTTCAGTTGTTTTaacgttgattttaattaatatattatatatatttttttataatttagatcaaaCAGTTAAAATAACTGAAATACGGGTGTTTCAGTATACTTGAAACTCTTCCTATATTTTATAcaagattttgttttaagtattTCATTTTTTGATACAAGCCTATCTCTTTTATTGTATTTTGGTATGTTAAtaagaatttatttaaaaaaaattagttgatcATACATATTAATTATACATGACTAGCTACTAGCTAGCTAGATCACTATTAAGttttaaaatattgaaattatTAATATGGTAAagatttatatacatataaaaaataatattagggATGATCATCACTTGTtgctttcttttttaaaaaaattgttttgtgggtttattatattatttaataatgagattatttttcatgagtttaatttaattaataattaatcaatGATTTGTGGATGTGAATACAGAGAGGAATGTGCATGTAATCCTGTTAGGTTTTTTGTGATCCTATCAATGCAAAGATCAGGAAGTGGATGGTTTGAGACATTTTTGAACAGCCATGGCAATGTAAGCTCCAATGGTGAGATATTCTCtttgaaaaaaagaagagaaaatgttTCTTCAATTTTGAAGACAATGGACACACTTTACAATCTTGATTGGTTCACTAGTGCTTCCAAGAATCAATGCACTTCAGCTTTGGGATTCAAATGGATGCTCAATCAGGTTTCTAcaaatcaatatatattattcaattttttttatttgagtttaattttctatACGCTAAAAGCGAATATAAAAGAGTTTTACACACACATTTAGtcgtgtattattattatatcagtaaaatttaatttaaatttactacttattccaaaaatattttaaatatataaatccgATGGAACTGTGTATAATTTTATGTTAACAGTGTATTAGTATCAAACTCTTTTTACCTATCAATCTTACTTTTCcttaagttttttaatttttaattttttgtatttgaataaaaattatatttaattaaatacgataaaagataaaaaaaaatgaagaaggacATTTTTTTAACATGACCTCTTAAATGAGTAtgaggagactatgccatttgagttataagtTATAACTCATTGCCGTATGTAATATTGTTTACATCATTagaaaactttttttattataaaaaagtgTAAGTGTAATATCATGCTAGCTAGCACAATTATTTGATGATGATAAAAATTAATACCACTAGAATTTACTAAGAGGTAATAAAATGACACaagttaataaaattatatatgtattcatTCAATGGTTAAAAATAGTACATATAatttataaatgaaaaattatattGACAAAAAGTGTGGATATTTAGTAATTTTCCAAAGATGTGATTATTATGTTATACACTACATAATATATTTCAGGGTTTGATGGAGAATCATGAGGAGATAGTGAAATACTTTGAAAGGAGAAAGGTTTCAGTAATATTTCTTTTCAGAAGAAATTTGCTTCGCAGAATGGTATCTGTTTTAGCAAATTCATATGACAAAGATGCCAAGCCATTGAATGGAACCCACAAGTCTCATGTTCACTCTCCATTAGAGGTCTTTCCATATTTTACTTTCAGAAgtgtttagtaaaaaaaaatattagctaaaagtaattataatttattttatttaatatttattaagtgTTTGTTTGGatgttattattttgataaaaaatattgttttaatatttttttattttttagtgtgtttggcaaacttttagtaataaaaataaaagtactagaaaaataaaataaatattttttttgagaagttacaatttatatctttttttaaaagatttttttctttaaaaaaagatgtttttcatgtaataaataaacaaaaaaatacttttatattattatacccaaacataattgataaataaaaaaatctttttacatgagatattcaaatataaaaattacttttatttttttataaaatctttttaaaaaaactcaaaaaaaaatttttttagaattcatCCAAACAAaccttaaatattataataattaattaatattaaataaagtaaattctTACTGTTTTTTCTCCCTAGAATGACTTTTCACTTTCTTCATTTCTTGcatgaatttcttttatttatttgttaaggggaataaaaaataattccgTAACACCTACACTCTCTGTAGAAGATACTATTttgatattaatattttttaataattaatatatgttctcttaattttgttaattaaaaaataatttaaatatataattaattaataatatttgcaTTTTCATATTAGTGTAGGAGTGTtcagtatataataatattttatttataaattttaaaatctacaATTTTTCTACTAACATTTGCAGAAAGTTGTAAATTAgtgtttttttatgttatttctttttctaaaaataagggagaaaataatttctactttttccttttcaaaaaataGATTCTTatctatcctttttttttttttgctttctacATGTTTACTAATATTGAGTACTCTTTTTTTAAAGGTACTTTATTGGTTTTCTAATATATtgaaaagtaaaactaaataaataacatGTAGTTGCAAATTGTGAGAAGTTTATAATCAAATTGCTGCTGCAAAGAGATAGCATTTAGTTGAAAAGCCactttttaattagaataaagtAAAACCAAACATGTgctatataataattaatctacCGAGTTGATATGAAGagtaaataaaattactaaattttaacaaCTAGGGTTTGCTAAT
This window contains:
- the LOC112697868 gene encoding probable inactive heme oxygenase 2, chloroplastic, which produces MLLTAKALQPQLCLSTPPTTITTSTSSTSPSKNLNFITNTRTFSLCLCAPNPNASTTTPPLKKRNRYRRLYPGETTGITEEMRFVAMRLRNNNATPKSPENKEEESSSSNGPASDAWHPSVQGFLRYLVDSKLVFNTVERIVDDSDHVSYAYFRKTGLERSEGIAKDLEGFEQQGLAIPNPRSPGLTYAKYLEELAERSPPLFLSHFYNIYFSHIAGGQVIAKQVSQKIFEGKELELYRWEGDPAELLKGVRENLNMLAEHWPRDDKNKCLRETTKSFRYLSQIVRLIIL
- the LOC112697870 gene encoding uncharacterized protein; this encodes MIEDTLLIHKDYVDIKSIKKSPLTYGLVVLVITAVCGMYLCSINLEHPRVIIRANTKLLELRSKVFNSNNNHSSSCYPYGVEQWELPYLHYPQPKTYNREECACNPVRFFVILSMQRSGSGWFETFLNSHGNVSSNGEIFSLKKRRENVSSILKTMDTLYNLDWFTSASKNQCTSALGFKWMLNQGLMENHEEIVKYFERRKVSVIFLFRRNLLRRMVSVLANSYDKDAKPLNGTHKSHVHSPLEAKILAKYKPWINTTLLESELKETEETASKAIEYFNNTHHIVLYYEDLLKNLTKLNDVQEFLRIPHRDLHSRQVKIHTAPLSEQIGNWEQLQEALKGTQYQAFLSSD